The genomic interval GCGATGCCCATGGCCGCGCACGCGGCGATGGTGCGGCGCTCCAGGTCGGCCATCTCCTCGGTCTGGCCGAGGGGGCGGTAATAGTCGAGATCGACGCCGCGCGGGTCGGTGATCATCGGCACGACCACCTTGGCATCGCCCGCCGCCAGACCTTCGAGGAAAGCGACGCCCGCCTCGCCCAGCGATTCCGGATCGGCCATCATGTGGGCCTGGCTGATCTCGACGAGATCGGGTGCGTCGAACATCGCGCCCACTTTCATCATGTGATCAATCGCCCACTGGCGCGGCGCGCCCATCTCGCCGGCCAGCATGGCCTGTTCTTCTTCCGTGAGCTTCAAACGACACTCCTTCTTGACGTTGACCGCAGGCCGGCAGGGCAGAGCCCGGCGCCTTGCCTCGGCTTGGCCCCCGAGGGCACTTTCGCTTGATTTTGGGTTCTTGTGACGTAAGGTCCGGTGAAAACGATAAACAAAGGGGGTGCCGATGACCACCGTAAACATCCCGAACAGTGATGGTACTGGGTGCGTGGTGATCGGCACGCCGATACCACCCGAGGACCTCGGGACCGCCGTCCTTACGCCTGACGGTGCCTTCGAAGCGGGCTCCTATCAGTCTTTTACCCTGGTCTATACCGCCGGCAAGTTCGGCATCGACGATTCCGGCGCGCTGCGCATTTCGTTTCGCTTCGCCGCCGACCAGACGCCGCCGCAGTTCGACGACCCCGCGGCGCCGGGCTACACGACCGTCGAAGCCTCCAACAACGCGGTGCTTGAGTACCGCTTCAGCCCGAAGGGCAACACGCGACCGTGGGACAAGACGCTGGAGATCAAGGTCGTCAACGGCTACCTGACCGAGGGCGACACGATCACCGTGCGCTTCGGCGTTACCGATGGCGGCTCGCCGGGCATGCGTTTGCAGACCTTTTGTGAGGACAGCTTCGAGTTCAAGGTCCTGGTCGACCCGATCGCCACCTACACCTTCCAGCCGCTGCCCGTTCAGCCGGCGATCAAGCTGGTGCCCGGCGTACCGGAGCGTTATGTCGCCACGCTGCCGACGCTGCGCCGCGCCGGCCAGCCCTTCGCGCTCAAGATCAAGGGCGAGGACAAGTGGGGCAACCCCTCGGACCGCTGCGATGCGCGCTTCACCTTGCGGCCCTCCATGCCGGTCGAAGGGCTGACCGAACAGGTGGTGCTCGCACCCGGCGCTTTCGCTGCCGTTCTCGAGGATTTGCAGGTCTTTGCGACGGGCGAACTGACCATCGACCTGGTCGCTCCCGACGGCAGCGTGGCCGCGACCTCCAACCCGCTGCGTATCGTCGAAGACGCGCCGCTGCTGCACTTGTGGGGCGATCTGCACGGCCAGAGCGAGGAGACGATCGGCACGGGCAGCGCGCGGGCATATTTCGCGTTTGCGCGCGACCGCGCTTTCGTCGATGTCGCCGCGCATCAGGGCAACGATTTCCAAATCACGAACGCCTTCTATGCCGAACTCGACCGCCTCTGCGCCGCGTTCAACGAGGACGGAAAGTTCGTGGCGATCCCCGGCTACGAATGGTCTGGCAACACCAGCATGGGCGGCGATCGTAACGTCTACTTCCCGAACGAGGGCCGCCAAATCCGCCGCTCGTCCCATGCGCTAATCCCGGACGAGAGCGATGTTGAGACAGACGTTAACACGACGGCGGAACTGTTCGACGCGCTGGCGAAGGCGGGCGAGTGGGACGTGGTCATGTACGCCCATTGCGGCGGGCGCTACGCCGATATCAAGCTGGCGCATGACGGCCGCTTCGAGAAGTCGGTGGAGGTGCACTCCTCTTGGGGCACCTTCGAATGGATCCTGCATGATGCCATCGAGATGGGCTACCGGGTCGGGGTGGTCTGCAATTCGGACGGGCACAAGGGCCGCCCCGGCGCGAGCTACCCCGGCTCGTCCATGTTCGGCGCGATCGGCGGGCTAACCTGTTTCCTGGCGGAGGAGCTGACCCGCGAAGGCATCCTCGACGCCATCCGCAAGCGCCACCATTACGGCACGACCGGCGGTCCCGGTGGGCGCATGGTGATTGATGTATCGGCTGACTTCGACGCCGAAGGCACGCTCTATCACGATGATCCCGCGCTCGGCCCGGTGGAAGGCCGCCCCGCGCGCTCGGCGATCATGGGCGATATCGTGCACCTGCCGCAGGGCGGCATGACCCTCAATGTCGACATTCACGCTGCCGCGCCCATCGAGCGGCTCGACATCTTCAATGGCAAGGAGTTGATCGAGACGATCCGCCCCTATGCGCCGGAGGAACTCGGGAACCGTATCCGCGTGATCTGGCAGGGCGCGGAATATCGCGGACGCTTCCGGCAAGTGATCTGGGACGGTACTGCAAGGCTCTCCGGCAACAGCATCGCGGCAACGCGGCCCATCAATTTCTTCAACCGCGACAAGACGCTGGAGCAGCGCGGCGACAGCGAACTGGCCTGGAAGGCGCTGACGACCGGCAATCTCGGCGGCTTCGACATGTGGGTTACGGATCCGCAGGGCGGGCGCCTCGCTATCGAGACGCCGTTGGTCTCTTGCGATGTGCCGCTGAGCGAGATCGGTTACGACGACACGGTGTTCGATCGAAGCGCGGCGCTGGAGCGCAAGCTCCGTGTCTTCCGGCTGCCGGCGGACAATCCGCACCGTAGCCTCACCCTCTCGCGGCACATCCCGCTCAAGGACCAAGGCGACAACATCATCTATATCCGCCTGACCCAGGAAGACGGCACGTTGGCCTGGACCAGCCCGATCTACGTGTATCGCTAGGCGCGGGCAGTTGCCGACGGTATGACCCAATCAACCATGCTGCAACTCGGCCGGGCGCCGAAAGGCGAGCCGCATCTGCTTTTCCGTCTCGATCAGCGCGAAGAAGACGGCGCCGATCGCCACGATCAGCACGCCATCGAGGAACGGCACGTCCTGCGTCCCGAAGACCGCCTGCATGAGCGGCAGGTAGGTGATGGCGAACTGCGCGGCGATCACCGTCAGCACAGAGGCCCAGACGACCCGCGTTGCCTTGACGGCATTCCAGTTCAGCGAGGTGCTGTAGATGTTGCGAATGAAGAACAGGTGGAAAATCTCCAGCACCACCAGCATGTTCATCGCCATCGTCTGGGCCAGCACCTGCGAATAGCCCTTGTCGATCGCATAGGCGTAGACGCCGAACACGGCGAGGAGGAATAACGTCGAGACGAGCACGATGTGCCAGACCAGTTCGCCGGTCAGCAACGGCTCCTCGCGCGGCCGCGGTGGACGGCGCATGGTGCCGGGCTCCGACGGCTCGAAGGCAAGCGAGAGGCCAAGCGTGACAGCCGTGATCAGGTTGATCCAGAGGATCTGGATAGCGGTGATCGGCAGCGCCATTCCGGCGAACAGCGCGACGATGATGGTCATGGCTTCGCCCGCGTTGGTGGGCAGCGTCCAGCTAATGACCTTCTTGATGTTGTCGTAGACGGTCCGCCCCTCGCGCACAGCCGCTGCGATAGAGGCGAAGTTGTCGTCGGCGAGTACGAACTCGGCGGCTTCCTTGGCGGCCTCGCTGCCCTTCTGGCCCATGGCGATGCCGGCATCGGCGCGCTTCAATGCGGGGGCGTCGTTCACGCCGTCTCCGGTCATGGCCACCGTCAGCCCGCGCGACTGCAGCGCCGTCACCAGCCGCAGCTTGTGGGCGGGCGAGGTCCGCGCGAAAATGTCGGTTGTTACCGCCGCATCGGCGAGGGCGGCATCGTCCATCCCCTCGATGTCGGCACCCGTCAGCACGCGCTCGGCGTTTTTCAGGCCAATCTGCGCAGCGATCGCGCGCGCCGTGACGGCATGATCCCCGGTGATCATCTTCACGCGGATGCCTGCTGCATGGCACTCGGCGACCGCCTCGACGGCTTCCGCGCGCGGCGGGTCGATCAGCCCGATCAGCCCGATCAGCGTCAGCTTTCCTTGAAGATCCTCCGTGTTGAGGATTGTGTGGTCTTGGGCCACCGGACGCGCGGCAACGGCGATCACGCGCTGGCCCTCGGCTGCCAGGCAGTCGATCATCTCGTGCCAGTAATCGCGGTCGAGCGGCGCAGTCCCGCCCTGCGGCGTGCGCTGGTTGGCGCACATGCCGAGCACCACCTCCGGTGCGCCTTTCACATGGATGCAGGCGTGTCCTTCGTGGTCGTGATGAACGACCGCCATGTAGCG from Dichotomicrobium thermohalophilum carries:
- a CDS encoding cation-transporting P-type ATPase, with translation MRGQRGAPAQQVQQTGDQQPGAVHALSSTDALHAVGATAGGLTSEEAARRLANYGQNRLPEPPKRTPLLRFLSHFHNVLIYVLIASAAVTAILQHWVDTGVILAVVLVNAIIGFVQEGRAERAMEAIRGMLAPRSAVLRNGQRQRVDAADLVHGDIVLLEAGDRVPADLRLIEARGLKAEEAILTGESVPVDKDTRPVAEEAALGDRTSMLFSGTLVAAGAGRGVVVATGPSTQIGRISGMLSRVEMLTTPLVRQMDIFARWLTVFILLVAAGILVYGYFVGHMPFAELFMAVVGLSVAAIPEGLPAVLTITLAVGVQAMARRNAIVRRLPAIETLGSVSVICSDKTGTLTRNEMMAVTLAAAGDHLYSVEGKGYSPEGAVRWREADAHPSEHAILMEFARAAGLCNDAVLHGFEDGWRVDGDPMEGALLALAGKISRNGPEPFPNWSRTDVIPFDAAHRYMAVVHHDHEGHACIHVKGAPEVVLGMCANQRTPQGGTAPLDRDYWHEMIDCLAAEGQRVIAVAARPVAQDHTILNTEDLQGKLTLIGLIGLIDPPRAEAVEAVAECHAAGIRVKMITGDHAVTARAIAAQIGLKNAERVLTGADIEGMDDAALADAAVTTDIFARTSPAHKLRLVTALQSRGLTVAMTGDGVNDAPALKRADAGIAMGQKGSEAAKEAAEFVLADDNFASIAAAVREGRTVYDNIKKVISWTLPTNAGEAMTIIVALFAGMALPITAIQILWINLITAVTLGLSLAFEPSEPGTMRRPPRPREEPLLTGELVWHIVLVSTLFLLAVFGVYAYAIDKGYSQVLAQTMAMNMLVVLEIFHLFFIRNIYSTSLNWNAVKATRVVWASVLTVIAAQFAITYLPLMQAVFGTQDVPFLDGVLIVAIGAVFFALIETEKQMRLAFRRPAELQHG
- a CDS encoding DUF3604 domain-containing protein, with the translated sequence MTTVNIPNSDGTGCVVIGTPIPPEDLGTAVLTPDGAFEAGSYQSFTLVYTAGKFGIDDSGALRISFRFAADQTPPQFDDPAAPGYTTVEASNNAVLEYRFSPKGNTRPWDKTLEIKVVNGYLTEGDTITVRFGVTDGGSPGMRLQTFCEDSFEFKVLVDPIATYTFQPLPVQPAIKLVPGVPERYVATLPTLRRAGQPFALKIKGEDKWGNPSDRCDARFTLRPSMPVEGLTEQVVLAPGAFAAVLEDLQVFATGELTIDLVAPDGSVAATSNPLRIVEDAPLLHLWGDLHGQSEETIGTGSARAYFAFARDRAFVDVAAHQGNDFQITNAFYAELDRLCAAFNEDGKFVAIPGYEWSGNTSMGGDRNVYFPNEGRQIRRSSHALIPDESDVETDVNTTAELFDALAKAGEWDVVMYAHCGGRYADIKLAHDGRFEKSVEVHSSWGTFEWILHDAIEMGYRVGVVCNSDGHKGRPGASYPGSSMFGAIGGLTCFLAEELTREGILDAIRKRHHYGTTGGPGGRMVIDVSADFDAEGTLYHDDPALGPVEGRPARSAIMGDIVHLPQGGMTLNVDIHAAAPIERLDIFNGKELIETIRPYAPEELGNRIRVIWQGAEYRGRFRQVIWDGTARLSGNSIAATRPINFFNRDKTLEQRGDSELAWKALTTGNLGGFDMWVTDPQGGRLAIETPLVSCDVPLSEIGYDDTVFDRSAALERKLRVFRLPADNPHRSLTLSRHIPLKDQGDNIIYIRLTQEDGTLAWTSPIYVYR